The DNA segment AGGTCTAGACTCACATCAGTTCTTAAATGAGATGTTATAATTGGTTCCAACACGGATTCAGAAGTTGGACTAATGATGGGTGGCAAAGATGAGAAGTCCACAGGATGAGAACCAGACCATACTGATCCTGGCGCAAAGTCAGGAACGTTTGCACCAATGTTGCACTGCCATGGATAATGGTTTCCATGAAATATGTTACTGTTCATAGCAAAAGTGGTATTTGGAATGACTTGAGGTTGGGTATATGGTGGATATATAAATGGCAAGGGACGTAGAATGTGCGAAGGCCTAGGTGAAGAAGGATAAGGATGATGCGGTGAGGTACAAATAGGAGGCACCATTGGCATTACAGCCGTGGGTGAAGCATGCAGACGGGCACTCAATGGCCATGGTGTAACTGCAGAAATTGTACCATTAGGAGGAAGACCAACAGTTACAGGAACAGGACCAAGTACTGTAGCAGGGAAAGGGCTAAACGGTGCAGCAGATGCAGACAGCTTCTTGCTAGATACCTCTCTCCCATCATAATTAGAAGGTGGTAGTTCCATCGTGGGATAATCACCACCTGTTTTCTCAGGGATGAGAACCTTCTTGAAATTGAATTGATGGAGACTAGAGTAAGAACTGATACCAACATTGGTACATGAGGCTTCGTCATGATTATCTTCTTTGCTTTCTGCAGTGATGGGACACTCAGATTTTTTCCTATCAGATGTATTTGTTGACGAATTCTGATCATGATTCTCATTTTGCTCAACTCCTTGAACCTCATTGCTAGATACACAATTGTCAATGATATTCTTGGTGAGCATGCTACTACAAGATGCCACTTCCAAATCAGAAGATGATGGTTCTAGTAATTGTTCTGTTTCacaatcttcctttctttcttcttcatgatcAACTTCAACTTTTTTATCTGAGTCTAAAAACGCATCCTGGACAGTGTCCTTATCTTGGGTTATGTTAGATATCTCAGGTAGCTCCGCAGCATTTTCTGTATGTTCCTCAGCCAAAAATGATTCCTTTATTTCAGATGCATTGCCACCAATAGACAACTCTTGTTCCAATGGCATATTCTCCTGAAACTTTCGGCTATGTATCTTGGCAATTGTTCCTGGAGGTGCCAGTGCTACATCTTTATATGATGGAGAATTACTAAAACTATGAACCAAATTGTTGCGAGGCTCAGAGACACCACCTATTAGGTTCTTCTGATTCTCTAATACCTGGCTATCATGGCGATAATAGGGTGCATGAGCATCTAATGGGGAAGTCGTTCTTTCGACAGCACTCCAAGAGTTATGACTGATCTCAGGATTGGTGGATGAAGGCACTGACTTCACCCGATAAGTTACAGCCTTATACGCCTTCTGACCAGATCTGGTGTCTGGTGACTGAACTTGCATGTTAAGATTGTCATTAAAGCTTCCAGGAATAACTATCTTTTTCTTAAGCAAATAATACCCATTATTTAAATAAGAAAACTGTGGCTTGGATTGAACAGTTTCACTAGGAACATCATTCATCTGATAGTTGTAGGTTTTCCAGGTGCTTGTACGTTGATGCTTGATTTGCTGGCTTGAACCTCCGATGGACCTTGGTCTTTGAACAGGTTGCCAACCATCTTCTGCTTCTGTATTTATCTCTCTTACATCTTCACTAAAAGAAGCAACCTTTTGCTCTGCTGTTCCTTTAGATTGTTGAGAAACAAATAACTGCTTTTTGGCAACAGCATCTTCATGTTTTGACTCAACACCTGGACTACTCATGTTCTCATCATCTTGGGTATCACTACCATCAGTCACTTGTTTCACTTCATCTGAAATAGTAGCTACTGAATCCTTGGACAAAGAATCTGCCACATTCAAGTTTTGAGATGACTGCACTTTCACCTGAATCagtacaaaaatgattgcttggtTTTTGCGATAAAAGGAAAACCAAGTGAAGCTCTTCCAATTAAAATTTTTTGAGAAActttaaattcaaaaataaaaaggttAGCATTCTTATGTTCAttaaattgagagaaaaaatgaaaaaagaattcaACAAGCAGAAGAAAAGGTAACAAGAATTGTACAAGCATTAGTACATTAGTGGTCGAGGAATACTAATAAATTGACGATGCAGAGATAAGAGGAAGCGAGTGGAGCGGGGCGGCCGCATGGCACCCAAGGGCGGtcgaggaaagggcaagggcgacaagaagaagaaagatgagaaaGGTTTGGATTGTGGTTGCCGAGAGAAAATCTATTTTGAGCTGCTATTTTTGTTGTCATTAGTTTTCATTCTTGTCTGACGACTAACTCGTTGTTATTGTTGTCGTTGCTGCTCTGCTAGTTCTGCCTCTGGCTGTGGACATCACAGTAATGCTCCCGGATGAGTCTCATGTCATCCTCAAGGTCTGTGCATGTTCTTCTCATCTATATCTTTCTCCCTGTTGCCTAAGATAAAGACTCAGAGGAACAGACAGACAACGTTACATGAAATCtttgtgaaaaggaaaagaaatgaagaAACTGGCATGCATGTGAGACACAACGGGAATAGAATTTACTGTTCTGTGAGTAAAATTTAAGAAAGGTTGCATCCAGGAAGGAGCCATGGGAGGCAATGTTTTCCTCGGGTGTCCATGGCTTTTGATTCCCCTGGGAGTAATAGCAGTACTTGCTCTCTACCTCTACTGACATGATTACTATGGTCCCTCATGAATACATTAGTTTGGTGGGGAACAAAATCAACCTCCTGCAGTTCCATGAATGCAAGTTCCCAGCATTTAATGAGAACTGGCGCAGAACTGCTTGTTGCATCACAAGGGATGACTCATGAAGGGGGATGTCCATTCTTTTGGATTCTGTTCAATGATTGAAGCTTCTCTTTCCCATTTTAGGTTCAGAGTGTATATCTCCTCATTCCTCATCCTAATCTGGCAAAACCATGACAGTGATGATGGTCTTCACCATGAAAAGCAATCTACAAGCTTTTCTTGTGCTGGTTCCTTTGTTTCTGCTATAACTCGTCAGTGGAAATTTGCAGGGGATATCGACCGACAAGATCATCGATGTGCGGCGGCTGCTCTGCGTCAACACCCTTGCGTGCCATATCACCAATTACTCCCTCTCCCATGAGGTACACATGACCTCCCTAACCCCTTTGCTTCTGGAATTGTGGTACTTTCTCTTCTTGACTAAGTTTAAGCAATGGAGAATTAAGAGAAAAGGAAAGGTTGGAATTAGATTGTCCACTCTGAACAAGGATAGGGACTTCAGAAATCGAATGGTTGATGAGTTCTTGGAATGAGGGTGACATGATCAAGCAAGCCAAGAAGGATTGACCTGTGGCTCGCAAGTTGTGGCGATGTCGCACTTGGAAAAACTGGGTGTACCGACGAGCCTTCGTCGGTAGGACGGTGAGGTTTAGTCGCATTTAGCTGAGGTTTGGGTGGAGAAGAGAAACACTTCGTTCTCCGATGTTGACGTTCATCGAGAAACACACCCATCTCCACCTTCCAACTcctttgtctttggttttcagggAAACATCAGTTAAAaccttttatattattatatgtatctttgttgaaataattaGATGATATACAAATAAACTTCTGCTCTACAAaacaataataatttataaacatTTTTGGCCTTTTATTTCAGGTAAGAGGTTCGAGATTGAAAGACTTCGTCGATGTCACGGTGCTGAAACCATGCACTCTCACTCTGGTTGAAGGTAAACATGAAATAAGTATTGataggaaaaaaattatattatcaatcaaaaatattatttttttattctctcaAATTTTGTATTGATGAGTCTCTTGTGCATATGTTTTTCTATATTCATTAATAGGGTATTTGtacttataaatttaaaataatgaaaaatggtatatatatatatatatatatatatatatatatatatatatatatatatatatatatatatatatatatatatacacacacgcacAAATTTGGTGAAGTATGCAAATGCTAATTTTACAGggatatatatgttattttactaaatacaagTGTTTTGTTGAAATTTTCTTGCGGGAGAAGAGGACTACGACGAAGAGCGTGCGGTGGCGCACGTGCGGCGCCTCCTCGACCTCCTCTCCTCCACCACCTGCTTCGGTCATCCGCCGCCTCCGactccgcagccaacgtcgcccaAAGATGCCCCGTCTGAGTCAGCCTCCGCTGCGGCCTCGAAGGTCCGCAAGAAAAGCGGCGGTGCCGGAGCCGGCGGGAACCGGAAGAGCCCGCCGGATGACCAGGGCCAGTCCCAGCCGAAGTCGCCGTCACAGTCGCTGGCGGCGGCGGCTAAGGATTCGACGGCAGACCTAGAGGCGGAGATGAGCGGGGCGTGCCCTCGGCTCGGGGCCTTCTATGAGTTCTTCTCCCTCGCCAATCTCACCCCTCCCATCCAGTGTGAGTCCAATCTTACCCTTCCCTCTCTTTTCGATCATGTTTCTCCTGAATCTTGGTCGAGAATTTCGCTTGGATCCTGAATCTTACCCTGTTTTCTTTATCGATTCGTCTGCTGCAGTTATGAGACGAACAACGAATCTTAGGCAAGATGAGCGTCCATCCGACGATCATCTCTTCTTCCTCGAAGTAGGTCTTACTATATTCTTTTTAACGTTTTATCCGTGAATCTTATCGCTAATTGTTTCTTTTGGTTGATACTGGATCTGAAATTGAAGGTGAAGCTATGCAATGGGAAGCTTGTGATCGTCGAGGCATGCTCCAGGGGATTTTACAGTCTTGGGAAGCAATGCTTGCTTTGCCACAATCTTGTCGATCTCCTGAGACATCTCAGTAGAGCATTTAATAATGTCGGCCTCCAATTCTTGCTATGTTTCGTTTCTTACATTAAATCTTTTGCTATTTCAGAAATTGTTAGAAGTAACAAACCTACAACATTTTGATTTCGATATTTTTcagcattaaattttttttttgtggcaTTATGCATTGTTGCTAAGTTCTAGCAAGTGCTCAACTCTGTGCTGTGTGGTTTACAGGCTTATGAAGATCTCATGAAAGCCTTCATGGAACGGAACAAGGTTGGTTTGTTCTTGTTTAGTGTGGTGGATTCAGGAGCTTCTAATATGTTTCCATGTGGTTGATTCTTACTGATGTTTGCTTAGTTATTCCTTATTTCCTTCTTTGGCTGAAACTATGAGCTTATTGGTGTTCCTTGTTGACACTTAGTGTTGAAAATGAACtagtttttttataatgacaacttgCTTCTGTGATTAATATGGATCATCTTTGGCTACTCTATAACTTCTGCATTCTCTTCATGcttaatctgaaatatttgatcATGTGCATCTTGACAAATCAAGTGAATCTTACAGAATGTCCAACTTATAATATCACAGGATTTTTTAGATCAAGTTCTGATTAATTTAGTGTTTCCTTTCTTAGGCCAAAGTAGCATGTCTTAGTTGGAAACCTTTTCAGTTGcttaaaaaagaagaaagctaggGCCGATATGTGTTTGCTTACTTAAAAAGAAAGTTGCAAACAATCTTTGGTGTTGTGTTTCTTGATTCTGTATTGTAGTCATGAGCTCCTTGGTTCAATCTTGTAGGTATATTAGTTTAATTTGCTTAGAATGTGTCATTTTATTCATTTCCACATCTAAATCTTGGGCTTGTGCATATCTTTGTTGTGGTACAGTCTAGCTAGTTGGTTGTTGAATGCATTCGGTTGACTAAGAGTGCCCTATTATTTGCAGTTTGGAAACCTGCCTTATGGATTTCGTGCAAACACATGGCTTGTGCCTCCAGTTGCTGCTCAGTCACCAGCCACATTTCCTTCCCTTCCTGCTGAGGATGAAACTTGGGGAGGCAATGGAGGTGGATGGTTTCAGGACAGTAGAAGTGATATGATGCCTTGGGCAAATGAGTTCCTTTTTCTTAAGTCCATGCCATGTAAGACAGCAGAAGAGAGACAAATCCGGGACAGAAGAGCTTTCCTGCTTCATATCCTATTTGTAGATGTTGCAATACTAAGAGCTGTTGCAGCTGTAAAGcaagttatggatgaaagaaaaaATGCAGCTACAGTCGGGGTAGATGAAATCTTGCAGTTTGAGACAGTGGGGGATTTTAGCATCACTGTCACTAAAGATGCTTCAGATGCAAGCTGTAAGGTGGATACAAAGATTGATGGAAGTAAAACAACTGGTATTGATGCCAAACATCTCGCTGAGAGGAACTTGCTAAAAGGAATCACATCAGATGAAAATACAGCAGCTCATGTATGGAATTTTGATCTTTTAAAGAAACCCTACCACAAAAGTGTCTTGTCTTTGTTGTTATGTCTTGTTTTATATGTTTAACGTCAGTTGACAAATTTGTGGCTTGACATTAGTTtctgttttttatatttttattgttagTGAACAAATTTGTGGCTTTCAACCGCAGGATATCGCCATGTTGGGGGTTCTTAATGTGCGATACTGTGGTTATATCGCTGTTGTGAAAGTCAAGCATCATGAGAAAAGCGAACTGGATTTACCTTTGCAAGGTGTTGAAATTAAGGATCATCCTGAAGGTGGTGCAAATGCTTTGAACGTTAGCAGGTAAATAGCCACAATTACATACTCTGATTTCATTCATATAAAATAGTTTTTGCATACTTCATTTCGttgaagatattatttgttattcCAGTCTGAGAATGCTACTTCACAAAAGCCATACACCAAGAGAGAAAAGATTATATAATCATCTACAGAGTTCAAGGCATGAGGAACTCTCTGCAGCAAAAAAAATTGTGGAGAAATTGTTGAAAGATAGCCTAGTGAAGCTtgaggaggaggaagctgaatGCAATGTTTCAGTAAGATGGGAATTGGGAGCTTGTTGGATACAACATTTGCAGGATCAGAATAATGGTGACAAAGACAAGAAACAGGTTGGTGAAAATGACAAAAAACAAATCACGATGAAGACAAAAAGTGAGATAAGAGTTGAAGGCCTTGGGAAGCctcttaaaattcttaaaaacccaaaaaagaaACCAGATTCTGATGAAGAAAAGACTTTAACCATTGACAGGAAATCATCTGATGAGatgcatgaaaaacagaatacAAAGTTGCCTATCAAGGAACCTAAGGTAGAAAGCAAAGAAACTGAGAATTCTTGCAAGCTCAAAGATTTGTTGACTGAACCTGTATATACAAGGTTGCTAGAATCTAATACTGGACTTCATTTGAAGGTATGCACAAGTCACATGAATATATGCAGGTTATGCCTTATTTCAGGTGTATGTTCTGATTTTTCTACTGCTATCTCAGGTGTTGATTGTCAGTTGCAAATTCATGTCTTACTATTACAGAATTAGTAACTTTGTTTGTTTATTCTAAAGTTTCAGTTCTGTTGTACATATGTACACTTATCTGGGCTATGTATCATTAGTTAATTCCTGTCTATATCATAATTACTACtaaataacatgtaaatttaTTGTCTGTGTGTGTATCATCTTAACTTACATAGAAACATATATTAAGATTACAATTAATTTGAAGATGAGAAGCTGATCTAttctcatgatcagtctccacagGAATTAACTGAGATGGCAATGAGATATTATGATGAAGTTGCTCTCCCAAAGTTGGTATGCCTGAGTacaattttttcatatttaattcaTTATTTTCTGTTTTAGTATGGAATGATGGTTAATGAGTATTATTTGTACCTTGGCATGTATTCAGGTCTCAGATTTTGGGTCATTGGAGCTATCACCTGTTGATGGTCGTACTCTAACTGATTTCATGCATACAAGAGGTCTAAGAATACGCTCTCTTGGGCAAGTTGTGAGTCACCTTTAGCTTGAAGAGGCTGAATATATCTTTACTTTCACAAAGTATTTTTCCTAATTATATTAAATGCAATATTATGTACAATATCTGTCAGGTCAAGCTTTCAGAGAAGCTGTCTCATGTTCAGTCACTCTGTATTCATGAGATGATAGTAAGGGCTTTTAAGCATGTTGTACGAGCTGTGATTGCTTCTGTTTCTGATACTGGAGATTTATCTATATTGATGGCTGCAACACTTAACATGCTCCTTGGGCTTCCTGATTCTGATGTTTCACATTCTGCTATACGTGTGCACTTTCTAGTCTGGAGATGGCTTGAAGTATTTCTAAGAAAGCGATATAACTGGGAACTTACAATCTCAAACTATAATGATATAAGAAAATATGCTATTTTAAGAGGGCTATGTCACAAGGTAATGATCATTTTTCATTTCTgtaaatgatatttaattttcctttcatcttacatgttcaatttTCTTAGGTGGGAATTGAATTGGCACCCAGAGACTTTGATATGGATTCAAATTTCCCCTTTGACAAATCAGATATCATCAGCCTTGTACCTGTGCACAAGGTAAAGCTGCTAAGATGGTCTTATTTGAAATATGGTATCTACCATAATGTATCTTACATTCTTAGTGCTTTTGAATCTTTTGCAGCAAGTTGCATGCTCATCTGCAGATGCATGACAACTTCTAGAGTCTTCGAAAATGGCACTTGATAAGGGTAAACTTGAAGACGCAGTCAACTATGGAACAAAGGTAATTCGTCATAAGATACTGTACAGGTTAACTTCTTTGTAAAGaccttttttctctttcatttgcTTTTGGTATGAAGGTGTAGTTGGATGCAGGCTCTGGCAAAATTAATTGCAGTCTGTGGTCCTTATAATCGGATGACTGCTGGAGCCTACAGTCTTTTAGCTGTTGTTCTCTACCATACTGGTGACCTTAATTAGGTAGCTTTCAGATATTTGTGTCACTGAAGGCCATGGTTCTTATGATATGGACTTATGGAGTATCTTACGATCTGTTATGTGCCATGGTTCTCTCTTTTCTGATATCTTAAAAGGAACCTTGTTAAATGGTCTATTTGAGTAAAATTGAGCAGATCAATTATGTTTTTACCAATCCAATGTCAAAAATACACCATTATGGACAATTTAAATTTGCCAAGTCCAACGATCTGAAATTTGGAGAATTGTAATGTAAAGTTTGTGTCATGGGTGATTATGTTCCGAGTGATTGAAACcgttttttgtaattcatatttcatAATATTGACATGTAATTCTGTTGGAAATTTAGTTGGTAGCTAATTTATGCCTTGAATAAGTGCATGCAGGACCATTAGTGGGTCATGAGGTTGAAACAGATCAAAGAGCGATAAACCACAGTTCAATATTTTAATACAGCATTTGTGTTCCTGACTTGTGTCCTCTTTTAGTAGATCAATGTCTAATTCTAATTGGATTTATCTGTTTTTTAATGGCTTTTGCAAAGATCTGAATCGAGTTAAACCATGAAACAGTATTCTACCACTATGGTTTCTTACGCTAAGATGAATATTATAATATGCTATATGGTgttttttactatttaaaattttatatatcactTCAATTATTAGGGATGACTTTTAGGAACTTTCTGTTATAAATTTTGAACCTGTGCTCCTGTCTTTGGCTGGGATTATACTAAATTATTGCAACTTTTAGGCCACAACTTATCAGCAGAAGGCATTGGACATAAATGAGAGGGAGCTTGGATTGGATCATCCAGATACAATGAAGAGCTACGGCGACCTAGCTGTTTTTTA comes from the Musa acuminata AAA Group cultivar baxijiao chromosome BXJ1-10, Cavendish_Baxijiao_AAA, whole genome shotgun sequence genome and includes:
- the LOC135595707 gene encoding protein REDUCED CHLOROPLAST COVERAGE 1-like; its protein translation is MSSPGVESKHEDAVAKKQLFVSQQSKGTAEQKVASFSEDVREINTEAEDGWQPVQRPRSIGGSSQQIKHQRTSTWKTYNYQMNDVPSETVQSKPQFSYLNNGYYLLKKKIVIPGSFNDNLNMQVQSPDTRSGQKAYKAVTYRVKSVPSSTNPEISHNSWSAVERTTSPLDAHAPYYRHDSQVLENQKNLIGGVSEPRNNLVHSFSNSPSYKDVALAPPGTIAKIHSRKFQENMPLEQELSIGGNASEIKESFLAEEHTENAAELPEISNITQDKDTVQDAFLDSDKKVEVDHEEERKEDCETEQLLEPSSSDLEVASCSSMLTKNIIDNCVSSNEVQGVEQNENHDQNSSTNTSDRKKSECPITAESKEDNHDEASCTNVGISSYSSLHQFNFKKVLIPEKTGGDYPTMELPPSNYDGREVSSKKLSASAAPFSPFPATVLGPVPVTVGLPPNGTISAVTPWPLSARLHASPTAVMPMVPPICTSPHHPYPSSPRPSHILRPLPFIYPPYTQPQVIPNTTFAMNSNIFHGNHYPWQCNIGANVPDFAPGSVWSGSHPVDFSSLPPIISPTSESVLEPIITSHLRTDVSLDLPSDNNTEEGTKTEENNEISQIIDICKPLDGNWLEKRESEESHRNNTKITDLESETVFRQDAQHSGGRHVFRSSKKYEGEGSFSIYIKGRNRRKQTLKLAISLLNMPYGSQSFKVIYSRVVRGSDVISATDISSSENITSD